One window of the Microbispora sp. ZYX-F-249 genome contains the following:
- a CDS encoding oxidoreductase encodes MWKFASCDGCQLTLLDCEDELLSFAAEVEIAYFLEASSAPGPGPYDLSLVEGSVTTPEDAERIRHVRRVSKRLVTIGACATTGGVQALRDFADVREFTSVVYARPEYIATLATSTPISANVPVDFELRGCPIDKRQLMEVVTAFLAGRRPVVPSHSVCVECKIRGNVCVLVAHGTPCLGPVTQAGCGALCPAFNRGCYGCFGPADTANSRALNAKLRILGMSDPELVRVYRTFNATEEQFMQAAEEASGEADG; translated from the coding sequence GTGTGGAAGTTCGCCTCCTGCGACGGGTGCCAGCTCACCTTGCTCGACTGCGAGGACGAACTGCTGTCCTTCGCCGCCGAGGTGGAGATCGCCTACTTCCTGGAGGCGTCCAGCGCTCCGGGCCCGGGGCCGTACGACCTGTCCCTGGTGGAGGGGTCGGTCACCACACCGGAGGACGCCGAGCGCATCCGGCACGTACGCCGGGTGTCGAAGCGCCTGGTGACGATCGGGGCCTGCGCCACGACCGGCGGCGTCCAGGCCCTGCGCGACTTCGCCGACGTGCGCGAGTTCACCTCCGTCGTGTACGCGCGGCCGGAGTACATCGCCACCCTGGCCACCTCCACCCCGATATCGGCCAACGTGCCGGTCGACTTCGAGCTGCGTGGCTGCCCGATCGACAAACGGCAGCTGATGGAGGTCGTCACCGCGTTCCTGGCCGGCCGGCGGCCCGTCGTCCCCAGCCACAGCGTCTGCGTCGAGTGCAAGATCCGCGGCAACGTCTGCGTCCTGGTGGCCCATGGCACGCCGTGCCTCGGCCCGGTCACCCAGGCCGGCTGTGGGGCGCTGTGCCCGGCGTTCAACCGGGGCTGCTACGGCTGTTTCGGCCCGGCCGACACCGCCAACTCCCGGGCGCTGAACGCGAAACTGCGCATCCTCGGCATGAGCGACCCCGAACTGGTGCGGGTCTACCGGACCTTCAACGCGACCGAGGAGCAGTTCATGCAGGCCGCCGAGGAGGCCTCGGGGGAGGCCGACGGGTGA
- a CDS encoding cation-translocating P-type ATPase has product MREPTGLSAEAAAERLAECGPNEFAQPRPPRLPIRAARQLADPMSILLLIAGLVTLVALGEVPEGAAILTILLVNVVIGVSQETKADHAVRALRTLTAPMAKVVRDGVVRRIPAAEVVPGDVVQVAAGDRVPADARLLRANALGVDESMLTGESLSSDKRAAGAECPGGTLADRRDELFAGTLVVRGSGLAEVTHTGARTEMGRIASALGGGVKGPLAVELARVSRRIGLIAVMAGVVMILIGLTRVQRGEAALLDIILAGVALAIAAVPESLAAAVTTALALGSQRMAALGVIVRRLPAIEALGATTVIATDKTGTLTTGHLTVTGQVAVSGSDLWRAALRCNDARDGLGDAVDVALAVAAERHGVRLRPGEERLAARPFDAETRSMAVITTANEDGPLLTVKGAPEVVLARCVPGPETERLARAVPGLADQGLRVLALADKDTADLKAAGLRPLGLVALSDEIRPSAARAVADCRAAGIRVMMVTGDHADTARAIAEEVGIDADPVVTGAALQTLAGPDDERSKRYARLREAAVLARVDPGTKLDLVRALREDGQVVAMTGDGVNDAPALRNADVGVAMAGEEGTDVAREAAAVVVTNGDLGTIVAGVREGRRLRHNVASMVGYLLTGNLAEILIVLIGLIAWPDLVVPLLPVQLLWINLVLDGIPAIALGVDRPAGDPLALRPTGGLLSWPVLTRIALRAVAVGALVFAAVEVARRLGWSEEQVRSQAVLALVFARLTLAYVVRARRRTFERGWWRGRSVLVAVTATAALQVLVTVIPALGAPLALVPLPPAGWAMALGAAVLSALACDGVRPRGSGGGGRTGSEATGQAPSPHPFTTPTA; this is encoded by the coding sequence CGGAGTGAGCCAGGAGACGAAGGCCGACCATGCCGTACGGGCGTTGCGCACCCTCACCGCGCCCATGGCCAAGGTCGTCCGCGACGGCGTCGTACGGAGGATTCCCGCGGCCGAGGTCGTACCGGGCGATGTCGTGCAGGTCGCGGCCGGGGACCGCGTACCCGCCGACGCGCGGCTGTTGCGGGCGAACGCGCTCGGCGTGGACGAGTCGATGCTCACTGGCGAGTCGCTGTCGTCCGACAAGCGAGCCGCGGGAGCGGAGTGCCCCGGCGGCACGCTCGCGGATCGCCGTGACGAGCTGTTCGCCGGGACTCTCGTCGTCCGGGGCTCGGGCCTCGCGGAGGTGACCCACACCGGTGCCCGCACCGAGATGGGGCGCATCGCCTCCGCGCTGGGCGGCGGCGTCAAGGGCCCGCTGGCGGTGGAACTCGCACGGGTGTCACGACGAATCGGCCTGATCGCCGTCATGGCGGGCGTCGTGATGATTCTCATCGGACTCACCCGGGTCCAGCGGGGCGAGGCCGCGCTCCTCGACATCATCCTGGCTGGAGTGGCGCTGGCCATCGCCGCCGTGCCGGAAAGCCTGGCCGCCGCGGTCACCACGGCGCTGGCGCTCGGCTCCCAGCGCATGGCGGCGCTCGGTGTGATCGTCCGGCGGCTGCCGGCCATCGAGGCGCTGGGCGCGACGACCGTCATCGCCACGGACAAAACAGGCACGTTGACCACCGGGCATCTGACCGTGACGGGCCAGGTGGCGGTGTCCGGAAGCGACCTGTGGCGGGCCGCGCTGCGCTGTAACGACGCTCGCGACGGTTTGGGGGACGCGGTCGACGTGGCACTCGCCGTGGCCGCCGAGCGGCATGGAGTACGGCTGCGGCCCGGTGAGGAACGCCTGGCCGCCCGGCCGTTCGACGCCGAAACCAGATCGATGGCCGTGATCACCACGGCGAACGAGGACGGGCCTCTGCTGACCGTCAAAGGTGCCCCGGAGGTGGTGCTCGCCCGCTGCGTCCCCGGCCCCGAGACCGAACGGCTGGCGCGAGCGGTGCCTGGCCTGGCGGATCAGGGCCTGCGAGTGCTCGCGCTCGCCGACAAGGACACCGCGGACCTGAAAGCCGCGGGGCTGCGTCCGCTCGGCCTGGTCGCGCTCAGTGACGAGATCCGCCCCTCGGCGGCGCGGGCGGTGGCGGACTGCCGCGCCGCGGGCATCCGCGTCATGATGGTGACCGGCGACCACGCCGACACCGCCCGCGCCATCGCCGAGGAGGTGGGCATCGACGCCGACCCGGTGGTCACGGGCGCCGCACTCCAGACCCTCGCAGGCCCGGACGACGAGCGTTCGAAACGGTACGCCCGGCTGCGCGAGGCGGCCGTACTGGCCCGCGTCGACCCCGGCACCAAGCTCGACCTCGTACGAGCCCTGCGCGAGGACGGCCAGGTCGTGGCGATGACCGGCGACGGCGTGAACGACGCCCCGGCACTGCGCAACGCCGACGTGGGGGTGGCCATGGCCGGCGAGGAGGGAACCGACGTGGCCCGGGAGGCGGCCGCCGTTGTCGTCACCAACGGTGACCTCGGCACCATCGTCGCGGGGGTGCGCGAGGGACGCCGCCTGCGCCACAACGTGGCCTCGATGGTCGGATATCTCCTCACCGGCAACCTCGCGGAGATCCTGATCGTGTTGATCGGTCTGATCGCCTGGCCGGATCTGGTCGTGCCACTGCTTCCCGTGCAGCTGCTGTGGATCAACCTGGTGCTGGACGGCATTCCCGCCATCGCGCTCGGCGTCGACCGGCCCGCAGGCGACCCGCTGGCGCTGCGGCCCACCGGCGGCCTGCTCTCCTGGCCGGTCCTGACCCGGATCGCGCTGCGTGCGGTGGCCGTCGGCGCGCTCGTCTTCGCGGCCGTCGAGGTCGCCCGCCGCCTCGGCTGGAGCGAGGAACAGGTCCGCAGCCAGGCCGTGCTCGCACTGGTCTTCGCCCGCCTGACCCTCGCCTATGTCGTCCGGGCCCGTCGGCGGACCTTCGAGCGCGGCTGGTGGCGGGGCCGTTCGGTACTTGTCGCGGTGACCGCCACCGCGGCGCTGCAGGTGCTCGTGACGGTGATTCCGGCGCTGGGCGCGCCGCTCGCGCTGGTGCCTCTGCCGCCCGCCGGCTGGGCGATGGCGCTGGGCGCCGCCGTACTCTCGGCGCTGGCGTGCGACGGGGTGCGCCCCCGCGGCAGTGGCGGCGGCGGACGTACCGGGAGCGAAGCGACAGGCCAAGCGCCCTCTCCCCACCCGTTCACTACGCCCACCGCATAG
- a CDS encoding Ni/Fe hydrogenase subunit alpha, giving the protein MTHRTVRIGGLSRVEGEGALLVRARGGRVIDLRLKIYEPPRFFEAFLRGRAYDEPPDITARICGICPVAYQMSACQAIESALGVAVTGPLRDLRLLLYYGEWIESHTLHIFLLHAPDFLGYDSGMAMAADHREHVERGLAVKKAGNELVATLGGRAIHPVNVRLGGFHRVPRRQELAPVAERLRRAREHALATVTWVAGFDFPDVEHDYRFLALRHPDEYAILSGSPAVSDGSSFPVEDWPDHVVEEQVQDSTALHARLDGTTGYLTGALARYALNSPRLSALAQEAARDAGLGKICRNPFRSIVVRAVEVVHACDEALRIIDGYVEPEVPAVPVEPAAGVGHGASEAPRGTLYHRYRIGADGLITEAAIVPPTSQNQARMEMDLRELIEPRLGLAQAELAALCERAVRNHDPCISCSTHFLDLRLDAR; this is encoded by the coding sequence GTGACGCACAGAACCGTCCGCATCGGCGGCCTGTCCCGGGTCGAGGGCGAGGGCGCCCTGCTGGTACGCGCCCGCGGCGGCCGCGTCATCGACCTCCGGCTGAAGATCTACGAGCCGCCCCGGTTCTTCGAGGCGTTCCTGCGCGGCCGGGCGTACGACGAGCCCCCCGACATCACCGCGCGCATCTGCGGCATCTGTCCCGTGGCGTACCAGATGAGCGCCTGTCAGGCCATCGAGTCGGCCCTCGGTGTGGCGGTCACCGGGCCGCTGCGGGACCTGCGGCTGCTCCTCTACTACGGCGAGTGGATCGAGTCGCACACGCTGCACATCTTCCTGCTGCACGCGCCGGACTTCCTCGGCTACGACAGCGGCATGGCGATGGCCGCCGACCACCGCGAGCACGTCGAACGCGGCCTGGCGGTGAAGAAGGCGGGAAACGAGCTGGTCGCGACGCTGGGCGGACGGGCGATCCACCCGGTCAACGTACGGCTCGGCGGTTTCCACCGCGTGCCCCGGCGGCAGGAGCTCGCTCCGGTGGCCGAGCGGCTGCGCCGGGCGCGCGAGCACGCGCTGGCCACCGTGACCTGGGTCGCCGGGTTCGACTTCCCCGACGTCGAACACGACTACCGGTTCCTCGCGCTCCGGCACCCGGACGAGTACGCGATCCTGTCCGGCTCGCCCGCCGTGAGCGACGGATCCTCCTTCCCCGTCGAGGACTGGCCGGACCACGTGGTGGAGGAGCAGGTCCAGGACTCGACGGCGCTGCACGCCCGGCTGGACGGGACCACCGGCTACCTGACCGGCGCCCTCGCCCGCTACGCCCTCAACTCGCCGCGGTTGTCCGCGTTGGCCCAGGAGGCGGCCCGGGACGCCGGTCTGGGCAAGATATGCCGCAACCCGTTCCGCAGCATCGTCGTCCGGGCCGTCGAAGTCGTGCACGCCTGCGACGAAGCGCTGCGGATCATCGACGGCTACGTCGAGCCCGAGGTGCCGGCCGTACCGGTGGAGCCGGCGGCGGGAGTCGGCCACGGCGCGTCGGAGGCGCCGCGCGGCACCCTGTACCACCGCTACCGCATCGGCGCGGACGGGCTGATCACCGAGGCGGCCATCGTGCCCCCCACCTCGCAGAACCAGGCCCGGATGGAGATGGACCTGCGCGAACTGATCGAGCCCCGGCTCGGTCTGGCGCAGGCCGAACTGGCCGCACTGTGCGAGCGGGCGGTGCGCAACCACGACCCGTGCATCTCCTGCTCCACCCACTTCCTGGACCTGCGGCTCGATGCCCGCTGA
- a CDS encoding FAD/NAD(P)-binding protein, translating to MTPVPYRVRSRRPDRADTVTLALEPTTGPCPAFLPGQFTMIYARGVGEIPISISGRGRTGTLVHTIRAVGAVSDALCRARPGDLVGVRGPYGTAFDVPGAAGLDVVVAAGGLGLAPLRTVVRELIAHRSRYGRISVIAGTRTPMTLMYPRELTRWRETHGIDVQVIVDHPDHVWPGPVGLVTRLIDRIVFEPRRTAAFVCGPEVMMRAVAGGLVARGVPARRIMLSLERTMKCGVGRCGHCQLGPLLLCLDGPVVDYERAGRLLAVREL from the coding sequence ATGACCCCGGTGCCGTACCGGGTCCGGTCGCGGCGGCCGGACCGGGCCGACACCGTCACCCTGGCGCTGGAGCCGACGACCGGGCCGTGCCCGGCCTTCCTGCCGGGCCAGTTCACGATGATCTACGCGCGCGGCGTCGGTGAGATCCCGATCTCGATCAGCGGCCGGGGCCGCACCGGGACGCTGGTGCACACGATCCGGGCCGTGGGCGCGGTCAGCGACGCGTTGTGCCGGGCCCGGCCCGGCGACCTCGTCGGAGTCCGCGGCCCGTACGGCACCGCGTTCGACGTGCCGGGGGCGGCTGGGCTGGACGTGGTCGTGGCGGCGGGCGGCCTTGGGCTGGCGCCGCTGCGCACGGTCGTCCGGGAGCTGATCGCCCACCGGTCGCGCTACGGCAGGATCAGCGTGATCGCCGGCACCCGGACCCCGATGACCCTCATGTATCCGCGGGAGCTGACCCGCTGGCGGGAGACGCACGGCATCGACGTCCAGGTCATCGTGGATCACCCCGACCACGTCTGGCCGGGCCCGGTCGGGCTGGTCACCAGGCTGATCGACCGGATCGTCTTCGAGCCGCGCAGGACCGCGGCCTTCGTCTGCGGCCCCGAGGTCATGATGCGTGCCGTCGCCGGCGGCCTGGTCGCGCGGGGCGTCCCCGCCCGGCGAATCATGCTGTCCCTCGAGCGCACCATGAAATGCGGAGTCGGCCGGTGCGGGCACTGCCAGCTCGGCCCGCTGCTGCTGTGCCTGGACGGGCCCGTGGTCGACTACGAGCGGGCGGGCCGCCTGCTCGCCGTACGGGAGCTGTGA
- a CDS encoding acetate--CoA ligase family protein — protein MSAYAIHTAESVSVDGPEKAAEAASIVGLPAVLKAVGPGLLHKSDVGGVRLGLRTPEQVGQAYREMATRLGPAMTGAIVQTMAGEGVEMIIGGVAHETFGPLIMVGLGGVATELLADRAFRVPPIDKAEAARMIAELRCAPLLYGYRGRPAADVAALEEQIVRVGRLMDDLPDIAELDLNPVIVTPDGAVAVDCRVRLAPASPLPSPFRRRLR, from the coding sequence CTGTCGGCGTACGCCATTCACACAGCCGAATCGGTCTCGGTTGACGGGCCGGAGAAAGCAGCGGAGGCTGCGTCAATCGTCGGACTGCCCGCCGTGCTGAAGGCCGTCGGCCCCGGGCTGCTCCACAAGTCCGACGTCGGTGGTGTGCGGCTCGGCCTGCGGACGCCCGAGCAGGTCGGGCAGGCGTACCGGGAGATGGCCACTCGCCTCGGCCCCGCGATGACAGGCGCGATCGTCCAGACCATGGCTGGCGAGGGGGTTGAGATGATCATAGGCGGCGTCGCGCATGAGACATTCGGTCCGCTGATCATGGTAGGGCTTGGCGGTGTCGCGACCGAGCTGCTCGCCGATCGCGCCTTCCGGGTGCCGCCGATCGACAAGGCCGAGGCCGCCCGCATGATCGCGGAGCTGCGTTGCGCGCCGCTCCTGTACGGCTATCGTGGACGGCCCGCGGCCGATGTCGCGGCGCTGGAGGAGCAGATCGTCCGCGTCGGTCGGCTCATGGACGATCTGCCCGACATCGCGGAGCTTGATCTCAACCCGGTGATCGTGACGCCGGACGGGGCGGTGGCCGTGGACTGCCGCGTGCGGCTCGCCCCTGCCTCGCCGCTCCCCTCGCCCTTCCGGCGCCGTCTCCGCTGA
- a CDS encoding 4Fe-4S dicluster domain-containing protein yields MDTVVIDTLDPLIVVLRSAGYTVVGPTVRDSAVRMAEISSAADLPTGVGDAQRPGNYRLTERGGEMMFDFAASPDSAKRFTQPPRQTLFRMRGQTVEEPREEAPRVALLGLRACDLAAIAVQDRVFLGRHLDPAYRRRREALFLIAVNCAVPGGTCFCVSMGTGPKATTGFDLALTELASPHRFSVEIGSERGAEIAAAIPNRAAGQGDLSEAGEVSRVAATRMGRRVDTEDIQRWLPAAHDSPRWTDVASRCLSCTNCTMVCPTCFCTTVEDGTDLTGGFAERSERWDSCFSLDFTELSGQPPVRSSALARYRQWLTHKFATWYDQFGTSGCVGCGRCITWCPTGIDVTEELSAIRAAPGETSCIR; encoded by the coding sequence ATGGACACCGTTGTGATCGACACACTGGATCCGCTCATCGTGGTGCTCCGGTCGGCGGGCTACACCGTGGTCGGCCCCACGGTGCGGGACTCGGCCGTGCGGATGGCCGAGATCTCCTCCGCCGCCGATCTGCCGACCGGTGTCGGCGACGCCCAGCGGCCGGGCAACTACCGGCTGACCGAGCGGGGCGGCGAGATGATGTTCGACTTCGCCGCGAGCCCCGACTCGGCCAAGCGCTTCACCCAGCCGCCTCGCCAGACGCTGTTCCGGATGCGCGGCCAGACGGTCGAAGAGCCCCGGGAGGAGGCGCCGCGCGTTGCGCTGCTCGGGCTGCGTGCCTGCGATCTGGCCGCGATAGCCGTACAGGACCGGGTGTTCCTGGGCAGGCACCTCGATCCCGCCTACCGGCGGCGGCGTGAGGCGCTGTTTTTGATCGCGGTGAACTGCGCAGTGCCGGGCGGCACCTGCTTCTGCGTCTCGATGGGGACCGGGCCGAAGGCGACCACTGGCTTCGATCTCGCGCTCACCGAACTGGCGTCGCCGCACCGGTTTTCGGTCGAGATCGGCAGTGAGCGGGGAGCGGAGATCGCCGCGGCGATCCCGAACCGGGCCGCCGGCCAGGGTGATCTCAGCGAGGCGGGGGAGGTGTCGCGCGTCGCCGCCACCCGGATGGGCCGTCGGGTGGACACCGAGGACATCCAGCGGTGGCTGCCCGCCGCGCACGACTCCCCGCGCTGGACCGACGTGGCCTCCCGCTGCCTGAGCTGCACCAACTGCACCATGGTCTGCCCCACCTGCTTCTGCACCACTGTCGAGGACGGCACCGACCTCACCGGCGGGTTCGCGGAGCGCTCCGAGCGGTGGGACTCGTGCTTCTCGCTCGACTTCACCGAGCTCAGCGGCCAGCCGCCGGTGCGGAGCTCCGCCCTGGCCCGCTACCGGCAGTGGCTGACCCACAAGTTCGCCACCTGGTACGACCAGTTCGGCACGTCCGGCTGCGTGGGCTGCGGCCGGTGCATTACCTGGTGCCCCACCGGAATCGACGTGACCGAGGAGCTGTCCGCCATCCGTGCCGCTCCCGGGGAGACGTCGTGCATCCGATGA
- the mgtA gene encoding magnesium-translocating P-type ATPase, producing MTEPAVTGLTDEQAAAVRARVGPNAVRSHRARPVAVLARQLRSPLLILLLVAATVSFFVGERTDAVVIGVIVALSVGLGFANEYRAERAVEALHEHMRSRARVLRGGTLVERDVTDLVPGDVVQLRLGAVVPADIELAESWDFECDESVLTGESLPVRRKPGDTALMGTVVTAGTATGTVSRTGAGTAFGAIAAGLGEQHAETAFQIGLRRFSGLLVWVAAALTAGVFTTNLVMGRPLLDAMLFSLAIAVGVTPQLLPAVVTTSLATGSRRLTRMKVLVKRLVAIEDLGDVEVLFTDKTGTLTQARIALRQAVRPDGTPDQGDADGPFRFGVLCADPPGSTPLDDALHEALHDAGAMREWTPESYRRIDAKPFDHERRMASVLVEDPAGETLTIVKGAPEAVLARCRTVPEESRALAERLFAEGARLVAVAVRAGERELVESDLDLAGFLVFSDPPKPGVEQALERLAALGVTVKILTGDHPTVATGLCEKIGLPVTGVLTGEEIEGLDDAALTDALPATTVFARVSPEQKARIVGIQRSGGLDVAYLGDGVNDALALHRADVGISVDTGADVARDAADVVLLEKDLGVLADGIVEGRRIFANTIKYLLMGTASNVGNMFSAAAASAVLPFLPMLPSQVLLNNLLYDASQLTIPADAVDREQLARPARFDLGLIRRFMLVFGPLSSMFDLAMFALLLRVFHTAPPLFRASWFVESLATQTLVIFIVRTRRTPFWRSRPAAALVIAVGVVVAAGLALPYAPFASDLGLAPIPPAILGTIAVVLIVYLALVEAVKRRFRTVPAPRERHLPPHHHVHRRATPFSRRPRLVRHGLARSVSGS from the coding sequence GTGACAGAGCCTGCCGTGACAGGGCTCACCGACGAACAGGCCGCGGCTGTCCGGGCCAGAGTCGGCCCCAACGCGGTCCGCAGCCACCGTGCGCGCCCCGTCGCGGTGTTGGCCAGGCAACTGCGCAGCCCGCTGCTGATACTGCTGCTGGTCGCCGCCACCGTGTCGTTCTTCGTCGGGGAGCGGACCGACGCGGTGGTGATCGGTGTGATCGTCGCGTTGAGCGTCGGGCTGGGCTTCGCCAACGAGTATCGCGCCGAGCGCGCGGTGGAGGCGCTGCACGAGCACATGCGCAGCCGGGCGCGTGTGCTGCGGGGCGGCACCCTGGTTGAGCGTGACGTTACCGACCTGGTCCCCGGCGACGTGGTCCAGCTGAGGCTCGGCGCCGTCGTCCCCGCGGACATCGAGCTGGCCGAGTCCTGGGACTTCGAGTGCGACGAGTCGGTGCTGACCGGGGAGTCGCTGCCGGTCCGCAGGAAGCCCGGCGACACGGCGCTGATGGGCACGGTCGTCACTGCGGGAACCGCGACCGGGACCGTGTCCCGAACCGGCGCCGGTACGGCTTTCGGCGCGATCGCCGCGGGCCTGGGTGAGCAGCACGCGGAGACGGCCTTCCAGATCGGGCTGCGCAGGTTCTCCGGACTGCTGGTGTGGGTCGCCGCGGCGCTGACGGCCGGGGTGTTCACCACGAACCTGGTCATGGGTCGCCCGCTGCTCGACGCGATGCTGTTCTCGCTCGCCATCGCGGTCGGCGTCACCCCGCAGTTGCTGCCCGCGGTCGTCACGACCAGCCTCGCCACCGGGTCGCGCCGCCTCACCCGGATGAAGGTACTCGTGAAACGCCTGGTCGCCATCGAGGACCTCGGCGACGTCGAGGTGCTGTTCACCGACAAGACCGGCACGCTGACCCAAGCCAGGATCGCCCTGCGCCAGGCCGTCCGCCCCGACGGGACCCCCGACCAGGGTGACGCCGACGGCCCGTTCCGTTTCGGAGTGCTGTGCGCGGACCCGCCCGGCTCCACACCACTCGACGACGCCCTCCACGAAGCCCTGCACGATGCAGGTGCCATGCGGGAGTGGACGCCGGAAAGCTACCGGCGCATCGATGCCAAGCCGTTCGACCACGAGCGGCGTATGGCATCCGTACTGGTCGAGGACCCCGCCGGCGAGACGCTGACCATCGTCAAGGGAGCCCCGGAAGCGGTACTGGCCCGGTGCCGGACCGTGCCCGAGGAGTCCCGCGCGCTCGCCGAGCGGCTGTTCGCCGAGGGCGCCCGCCTGGTCGCGGTCGCCGTACGCGCAGGAGAACGCGAGCTGGTGGAGTCCGATCTCGATCTGGCCGGGTTCCTGGTGTTCAGCGACCCGCCCAAACCCGGCGTGGAGCAGGCGCTCGAACGCCTGGCCGCGCTCGGAGTCACCGTGAAGATCCTCACCGGTGACCACCCCACAGTCGCGACCGGCCTGTGCGAGAAGATCGGCCTGCCCGTCACCGGAGTGCTGACCGGTGAGGAGATCGAAGGTCTCGACGACGCCGCCCTGACCGATGCCCTGCCGGCGACCACTGTGTTCGCGCGAGTCAGCCCCGAGCAGAAGGCCAGGATCGTCGGCATCCAGCGAAGCGGCGGCCTGGACGTGGCCTACCTCGGCGACGGCGTCAACGACGCGCTCGCCCTGCACCGCGCGGACGTCGGCATCTCCGTCGACACCGGGGCCGACGTCGCCAGGGACGCCGCCGACGTCGTGCTGCTGGAGAAGGATCTGGGCGTGCTCGCCGACGGCATCGTCGAAGGCCGCCGCATCTTCGCCAACACCATCAAGTACCTCCTGATGGGTACGGCCAGCAACGTCGGCAACATGTTCTCCGCCGCGGCGGCCTCGGCGGTGCTTCCGTTCCTGCCGATGCTGCCGAGCCAGGTGCTGCTCAACAACCTGCTTTATGACGCCAGCCAGCTCACCATCCCGGCCGACGCCGTCGACCGCGAGCAGCTCGCCCGGCCCGCGCGCTTCGACCTTGGGCTCATCCGCCGGTTCATGCTGGTCTTCGGACCGCTCAGCTCGATGTTCGACCTCGCCATGTTCGCGCTGTTGCTTCGGGTCTTCCACACCGCGCCGCCGCTGTTTCGGGCGTCCTGGTTCGTGGAGTCCCTCGCCACCCAGACCTTGGTGATCTTCATCGTCAGGACCCGCCGTACGCCGTTCTGGCGAAGCCGGCCGGCCGCGGCCCTCGTGATCGCCGTGGGGGTCGTGGTGGCGGCCGGACTCGCCCTGCCCTATGCGCCCTTCGCATCCGACTTGGGGCTGGCGCCCATCCCACCGGCCATTCTCGGCACCATCGCCGTCGTCCTGATCGTCTACTTGGCACTCGTCGAGGCCGTCAAACGGCGCTTCCGCACCGTGCCCGCCCCACGCGAGCGGCACCTGCCGCCCCACCACCACGTGCACCGCCGGGCCACCCCGTTCAGCCGCAGGCCGCGGTTGGTCCGGCATGGTCTGGCCAGGTCCGTGTCAGGGAGCTGA
- a CDS encoding hydrogenase maturation protease: MPADPVVIGIGGDARGDDAAGLEVVRLLRGRLPPSVVLTESCGDPMHLVTAWNGARLAIVIDAVRSGVEPGTVHRGLPPHPGAGRHRSSHALGLTDAIALGQALGRLPHELVFFGVEGGDFALDAPVTPPVRAAIQETAEAVRQALR, from the coding sequence ATGCCCGCTGATCCGGTGGTGATCGGGATCGGCGGCGACGCGCGCGGCGACGACGCGGCCGGTCTGGAGGTGGTGCGCCTGCTGCGCGGCAGGCTCCCGCCCTCCGTCGTCCTCACCGAGAGCTGCGGAGATCCCATGCACCTGGTCACGGCCTGGAACGGCGCACGCCTGGCGATCGTGATCGACGCGGTCCGCTCCGGCGTGGAGCCGGGAACCGTACACCGCGGCCTGCCGCCCCATCCCGGGGCCGGCCGGCACCGGAGCTCGCACGCCCTGGGCCTGACCGACGCGATCGCGCTCGGCCAGGCGCTCGGCCGGCTCCCGCACGAGCTGGTCTTCTTCGGTGTCGAAGGAGGCGACTTCGCCCTCGACGCCCCCGTCACTCCGCCGGTCCGGGCGGCGATCCAGGAGACGGCCGAGGCCGTACGGCAAGCACTTCGATGA